The following nucleotide sequence is from Cetobacterium somerae ATCC BAA-474.
AGTTCCAACAGTATCAAATATTGCAACAAAAAGAAATGTAAATACTACTAAAGCCATGTTTGGTGTCAAAATTTCATCCATTCCTACAAATTGAAAAACCGTAGATTTCAAATCTGGAATTACTTGCCAACTTGTTGGTAATTTTGTTACACCCATAAAAAATCCTATTATAGCAGTTCCAATTATTCCCCAAAACATGGAACCTTTTATATTTTTATACATTAATGATCCTGTTAAAAAAACTCCAACAAGTGTTAATACTGCTCTTGGGTCCTTTAGGTTTCCTAGAGTTACAACAGTTCCTTGTCCTGCTACAACTATTCCACCACTTACAAGACCTATTAAAGCTATAAATAATCCAATTCCTGCAATCATTGCCATTTTAATATTAAATGGAATTACATCAAACAATTTTTCTCTCACTCTTGTTACAGTTAATATCAGTAAACAAACTCCAGATATTGCAACTGCTGTTAAAGCATACTGCCAACTATGTCCTTGACCTAAAACAACTGAAAATACAAAGAATGCATTCATACCTAAAGATGGTCCTAATCCAAATGGAAAATTAAATAATGCAGCTAAAGATGTTGCTATTGCTGATGATAATGCTGTCGCTGCAAATGCTCCTGAAAATGGTATTCCAGTTTTTGAAAGTGTTCCTGGTATAAC
It contains:
- a CDS encoding NCS2 family permease, translated to MEEDLELVRDEGLGSKSKLDRYFKISERGSDVKTELFAGLTTFMTMAYILAVIPGTLSKTGIPFSGAFAATALSSAIATSLAALFNFPFGLGPSLGMNAFFVFSVVLGQGHSWQYALTAVAISGVCLLILTVTRVREKLFDVIPFNIKMAMIAGIGLFIALIGLVSGGIVVAGQGTVVTLGNLKDPRAVLTLVGVFLTGSLMYKNIKGSMFWGIIGTAIIGFFMGVTKLPTSWQVIPDLKSTVFQFVGMDEILTPNMALVVFTFLFVAIFDTVGTLIGLGGKANLLDENDNLPGVTKACLCDSIGTIMAGFLGTSLVGTFVESASGIAEGGKTGLTALTTSILFVIALFLSPLFIMIPASATAPVLIIVGLLMVTAIKAINFDDITEGIPAFLTIILMPLTYSIADGIVIGILSYVALKVLTGKFKDVTKVMAVLAILFVVKIMFI